The DNA window GGGCCGCGGACCACGGTCCGGCCACGGCGTACGACGACCGACCGATGCTGCGCCAGGACCTCGCCCTGCGCTACCCGAGCATCGCCGCCCACTCCCTGCGGTGAGAGGTGGCGGTGGAGGGCGTCGCCTTTCGCCGTCCGGCCCGCCTCACGGTGTCGTCCGCCCGTCGACTGCTCGCCGCTGCCCGGCCCGCCTCACGGTGTCGTCCGCCCGTCGTCCGGCCCACCGCCGCTCATCGCTGGCGCCCCGGGGCAGGTCGACTGTCAGCTGGCGAACCAGATTTCAGGCTGAAGCGGTTCGCCAGCTGACCGTTGAGTCCCGCACTGCTGTCGCGCGGGTGGCGGGAGCGGCGGCGGAAGCGACCGCCGGTCAGCGAAGTCAGGCCGCGACGGTGTGAGCGGTGAGCGCGTAGCCCTCGGGGCCGACGAAGGCCACGGTGCGGCCGAACGGCGAGTCCGACGGCGGGCCGAGCACCTCGACGCCGGCGGCGACGAGGCGCGAGTGCAGGTCGTCGGCGTCGTCGACGCCGAACCACATCGCGACGCCCGCTCCCGGTCGCGGCGAGACGGACGCGAGGTCGACGCCGGGCAGGGGCTCCCGCACGGCGAAGGGGATCGGGGCGGTGTCGAACACGATCGCCCCGGGCGGGCCGGCGGGGACGCGTGCCAACCCCAGGTGCTGCTCGAAGAAGCCGGCGGCCGCCTCGAGATCGCGCACCTGCAGGGCGAGGAAGTCGGGTCCGGTGGTGGTCATGGGGTCCTCCTGGTCTCGGAACTCCTGTATGTCAGGACCCTTATATGGAACATCGGCAGACGGGGGTATGTCAAGATGCTGATATGCAGACGCCGGACGCTCCCCGCCCCGACAGCACCCCTGCCCCGGGATCCGACCTCGGGCGCCGCCTCGGGTACGTGCTCAAGCAGGCGCAGTCGGCGCTCCGCTCCCGCATGGACGGCGCGCTGCGGCCGCTGGGACTCACCGTTCCGCAGTACGCCTGCCTCGAGCTCCTCGAGCCCGGACCGCTCTCCAGCGCCGAGCTCGCGCGCGGCGTGTTCGTCACCGCGCAGTCGATGAACGCCGTGGTGAAGTCGCTGCAGGAGCGGGGGCTCGTGGCGCGCGACGATGTCGCCGCGAGCGGACGTCGGCGCCCTGCCGAGCTCACCGCCGCGGGGCGCGCGCTGCTCGCCGAGGCGGACGGGTCGGTGCGCAGGATCGAGGCGCAGATGGTCGAGGCGATCGCCGGAACGGACGTCGATCGCCTGGTCGACGAGCTCGCGGCGATCGCCACGCATCTCCCGTCGGCCGCCGACGACTGAGAGCGGCCGCTGGCGCCGACGACTGAGCCCGGCCGCTGGCGCCGACGACTGATACCGGCAGCTGGCGCCGACGACTGAGCGCGGCCGTTGGCACCGACGACTGATACCTGCTGCTAGCGCCGACGACTGAGCGCGGCCGCTGGCACCGGTCACCGAACGGTGTCCGCTGGCGCCGGCTGGTGTCGGTCGTGCGGGCGGGCGCGGGAGTCGACTGTCAGCTGGCGAACCAGATGGCAATCATTTTTGGCTCGCCAGCTGACAGTCGGACGGGCTGGGCGCCGAGAGGAGGCGCCCGGGCCAGCATCAGCTGCGGCGGGCAGCGAGCGGCGGGCGGCGAGCGGCGAGCGGCGAGCGGCGAGCGGCGCGGGAGTCGACTGTCAGCTGGCGAACCAGATGGCTATCATTCTTGGCTCGCCAGCTGACAGTCGGACGGGAACGGGAGCGAGCGCGCGCGGAATCGTCAGGTGTCGAACCAGAATCCGGTGCCCAGGATCCGGTGCCCAGGATCCGGTGCGGAGTGGTTCGGGACCTGACGATTCCGTGGCCAGGACTGCGGCGGGCCGACCGGGAGCCTTCGCCCCGGCCTGGTCGGCCCGGTCGGCCCAGCCCGCCGACAGGCCCGGCCGGATCAGCGGCGGAAGCGCGGGGCGGGCAGCGGGGGTGCGACCGCGGCGGGCTTCGCCTCCAGCAGCGCGAGCGCCTCGGTGACGCCGCGCTCGAGCTGCGGATCCTGCCCGCCCACCCAGGCGTTCGGCGGGAAGTGCACCTCGATGTCGGGCTCGACGCCGTAGTTCTCGATCGCCCAGTCCTCGCCCTCGAACCAGCTGGCGTACTTCGGCTGGGTGACGCCGGTGCCGTCGACCAGGTCGTAGCGGCCGTCGATGCCGATCACGCCGCCCCAGGTGCGGGTGCCGACGATCGGCCCGATCTCCAGGGCGCGCGAGACCGCGTTCACGATGTCGCCGTCGGAGCCCGCCTCCTGGTTCGTCACCAGCACCACCGCGCCGCGCGGCGCGAAGGACGGGTAGGTGCCCGGCCGCTCGTGCCGCGGGTAGCCCCAGGAGAGCACCCGTCGGGCGATCCTGTCGGTGACCAGCTGCGAGGTGTGGCCGCCGCTGTTGTAGCGCACGTCCACGACCAGGCCCTCCTTGGTGGAGGCCTCGCGCAGGTCGCGGTGCATCTGCGCCCAGCCCGAGGAGACCATGTCCGGGATGTGCAGGTACCCGAGGCGGCCGCCGGAGAGCTCCTGGACCCGCTCGCGGCGGGCGGCGACCCAGTCCTGGTAGCGCAGGGCGGAGTCGTCGGGGAGCGGGGTGACCGCCACCCGGTGCTCGGCGCCGTCGCGCAGCAGCACCAGCTCGGTGGCCTTGTTCGCAGCGCCGATCAGCGCCGCCTCCACGCCCTCGCGGGGCACCGGCCGGCCGTCGACCCGGATCACCGCGTCGCCGACCTCCGCTCCCACGCCGGGGGCGAGCAGCGGCGAGCGGGCGTCGGGGTCCGAGGAGTCGCCGGGGAGGATCCGGGTGATCACCCAGCGGCCGTCCACGAGCTCGACCTCCGCGCCCAGGTGCCCGGGCAGCATCGGCGGATCCGCCTGGTACACCCCGCCCTGCACGTAGGCGTGCGAGGTCCCGAGCTCGCCCTGGACCTCCCACATCATGTCCTGGAAGTCGTCCTCGG is part of the Brachybacterium ginsengisoli genome and encodes:
- a CDS encoding VOC family protein translates to MTTTGPDFLALQVRDLEAAAGFFEQHLGLARVPAGPPGAIVFDTAPIPFAVREPLPGVDLASVSPRPGAGVAMWFGVDDADDLHSRLVAAGVEVLGPPSDSPFGRTVAFVGPEGYALTAHTVAA
- a CDS encoding MarR family winged helix-turn-helix transcriptional regulator — protein: MQTPDAPRPDSTPAPGSDLGRRLGYVLKQAQSALRSRMDGALRPLGLTVPQYACLELLEPGPLSSAELARGVFVTAQSMNAVVKSLQERGLVARDDVAASGRRRPAELTAAGRALLAEADGSVRRIEAQMVEAIAGTDVDRLVDELAAIATHLPSAADD